From a region of the Gossypium raimondii isolate GPD5lz chromosome 10, ASM2569854v1, whole genome shotgun sequence genome:
- the LOC105776311 gene encoding non-specific lipid-transfer protein — MASSMSLKLACVVVLCMVVGAPLAQGTVTCGQVTGSLAPCINYLRGNGAGAVPQGCCSGIKSLNSAAQTTPDRQAACKCIKSAAAGIPGINYGIASGLPGKCGVNIPYKISPSTDCSRVK, encoded by the exons ATGGCTAGCTCAATGTCCCTTAAGCTTGCATGTGTGGTGGTGTTGTGCATGGTGGTGGGTGCACCCCTGGCTCAAGGGACCGTAACCTGTGGTCAAGTCACAGGCTCCCTCGCACCCTGCATTAATTACTTGAGAGGGAATGGTGCTGGTGCCGTTCCCCAAGGTTGCTGCAGCGGCATCAAATCTCTCAACTCCGCCGCCCAAACAACACCAGACCGGCAAGCAGCTTGCAAATGCATCAAAAGTGCGGCCGCCGGCATTCCTGGCATCAACTATGGTATTGCAAGCGGACTCCCAGGCAAGTGCGGTGTCAACATCCCTTACAAGATCAGCCCTAGCACTGACTGCAGCAG GGTTAAGTGA